In Candidatus Eisenbacteria bacterium, a single genomic region encodes these proteins:
- a CDS encoding cupin domain-containing protein, translated as MRDASRESNPSPERIIRLLALREHPRERGYFAETYRSAVDLPLAGPAAADRRSRSLSTAIYFLVTPDRPSPMHRLSGDEIYHFYSGDPVEILVLSGSQGRIHLLGNDLDAGMRPQIVIPGGAWQGASVAAGGRFALLGTTMAPGFDYADYEAGDPADLASRFPEFASWIAALGVSR; from the coding sequence ATGAGAGACGCCAGTCGGGAATCGAACCCGTCTCCGGAGAGGATCATCCGGCTCCTCGCCTTGAGGGAGCATCCTCGGGAGAGAGGGTACTTCGCCGAGACCTATCGTTCGGCCGTGGATCTGCCGTTGGCGGGCCCGGCCGCTGCCGATCGGAGAAGTCGTTCTCTCAGCACCGCCATCTACTTCCTCGTCACTCCCGACCGTCCGTCCCCGATGCACCGCCTCTCAGGCGATGAGATCTACCACTTCTATTCGGGGGATCCCGTCGAGATCCTCGTGCTCAGTGGCTCGCAGGGGAGGATTCACCTTCTCGGCAACGACCTTGATGCCGGGATGAGGCCTCAGATCGTGATTCCGGGCGGAGCCTGGCAGGGAGCGTCGGTCGCGGCCGGGGGCAGATTCGCCCTGCTCGGGACGACGATGGCCCCCGGATTCGACTACGCCGACTATGAGGCCGGAGACCCCGCCGATCTCGCGAGTCGATTCCCCGAATTCGCGTCCTGGATCGCCGCGCTCGGCGTTTCTCGATGA
- a CDS encoding tetratricopeptide repeat protein — MAGKKEGPDRNPPLSDEVMDRIDSAWDALEKGDIETASTEAEDLMEETEGHPEVRFLLGAALLESGHPVEALEHLESAEGRVDSSNVHVFYLASAMLELARFDEAEGLFRQVIAMDEDPAPAQFGIAQALEHLGRYTEAEGFYDLAHRSDPVAYPLPTRMKREAFERVVREAADSLPEAILSHLSEIPIVVQDLPEKDVLSAEGGDTVTPAVLGLFIGPSIKDKSVYSPPSLPPTVFIYQRNLERICQTREELIHEIYLTLYHEIGHYIGLEEDELEARGLE, encoded by the coding sequence ATGGCTGGCAAGAAGGAAGGACCGGACCGGAATCCGCCCCTCTCCGATGAGGTCATGGACCGCATCGACAGCGCATGGGACGCGCTGGAGAAGGGGGATATCGAGACCGCGAGCACCGAGGCCGAGGATCTCATGGAGGAGACCGAGGGGCATCCCGAGGTTCGCTTTCTGCTCGGCGCAGCCCTTCTCGAGAGCGGACATCCGGTTGAGGCCCTGGAGCACCTCGAGTCCGCCGAGGGACGGGTGGACAGCTCCAACGTCCATGTCTTCTACCTCGCCTCGGCGATGCTCGAGCTGGCGCGGTTCGACGAAGCCGAGGGGCTCTTCCGTCAGGTGATCGCCATGGACGAGGATCCCGCCCCCGCGCAGTTCGGGATCGCTCAAGCCCTGGAGCACCTTGGAAGGTACACGGAGGCCGAGGGCTTCTACGATCTGGCCCACCGCTCCGATCCGGTAGCCTACCCGCTCCCCACGCGGATGAAGCGGGAGGCCTTCGAGCGCGTCGTGCGCGAGGCGGCCGATTCGCTGCCCGAGGCGATCCTCTCGCACTTGAGCGAGATCCCGATCGTCGTCCAGGACCTTCCTGAAAAGGACGTCTTGTCGGCGGAAGGGGGGGATACCGTCACTCCCGCCGTGCTCGGCCTCTTCATCGGGCCCAGCATCAAGGACAAGTCGGTCTACAGCCCTCCATCGCTTCCGCCGACCGTCTTCATCTATCAGAGGAACCTCGAGAGGATCTGCCAGACCCGCGAGGAGCTGATCCACGAGATCTACCTGACCCTCTACCACGAGATCGGGCACTACATAGGTCTCGAGGAGGATGAACTGGAGGCGCGCGGCCTCGAATAG